GTCCTCTTGGAGGTAGGCGGGGTCCTTCCCATGATACATGGTGGGGAGATGCAGCAAACACCCAGCACTGTTGCAGCCTCCCCTGCTGCCTCAGGTAAGCCACTACTTTTCCGTTATCTACTTTGTATTAGAAATGTTGAACATGGCATTGATTGCCCTTGGTTTCTAGCCTTTGTTATTAAGCAACTGTGAATCCTAGATTTAAAGCCCAGCTTTGGAGCTGCATTACCTCTTAAGCCACATGGAGCTCAAAATTATAAATCCATTTCATCTTCAAAATACTGAATATCTTAGATGAACATGGTATAGATTGTATTAAGAATAGTGAAGTTAATGGTCAAGGTGCAAAATCACAGAAGGGTGCTAGGGATACCTGAGACTATAGTATAGGGAGACAAGATTTGGAACTAAAACGCTAGACTTAACAAGTTTCAGGCCTGCCATGCCCTGGGTTTGTGACTTTGGATAGATAACTTTAACTCTTGAATCTCAATTTTCTATTAGTTGCAATATACATAGTTCTCAAGGATGtagtaagaattaaatgaggtagaaaatgtaaagcaaaaaatagttttataaaatgCCAAATGTTAGATTTTGGTGTTTGAGTGATGTTACATTTGAGTGGTTTATAGCATGCTTAACTTCAGTAGAAGTGACAGATTTATTCAtaccatttttgtttgtttgtttgtttttaaattgcccCTCATCTTTCATATGAGTTGTGTATTCTAGTGCTTTGAGTCATTCCTAACTTGGCAGAAGATCTTAAGTAAGATTTGGAAAAGTAAGGATATAGATAATGAGCTCATTTAACAGAGGAGTTGCTTTCATCCTTTGAGACTAAAAATTTCCTTGGTTGAGTCTTAAAGTGGCTATTATTTGCTTCTTGTTCATGTGCTTTCTTCTTACCTCGTTTGTGTGCCTCTTTGTCTGTTAGGTACTCCCACTCTTTCCCGGCTTTTAGAAGCTGGTCCTACACAGTTCACCACACCTCTTGCTTCCTTCACTACTGTTGCCAGTGAACCTCCAGTTAAACTTGTGGCACCCCCTGTAGAATCTGTATCCCAGGCTACCATTGTCATGATGCCTGCGCTGCCAGCACCATCCTCTGCTCCGGCTGTCTCCACTCCTGAGAGTGTAGCTCCAGGTGCGTCCTTGACCCACGCCCTGAGCAGCAACTAGATCCAGAATTTCATTTTGAGCTTCATTTAGAGAAAGGTGACCAAGAGCATTAGCTTCTGTTCTCTGTAGACATGTACTATCTTTATCCTTAGAAAAACAAGGATATGAGAAGAAGTGGGTGGGCATTTATTCATTGGTGAAAAAGACTAAGTGTACACATGTAAGTGGGCTTGAGAATGTGTTCTCACCTTTCTAGATAAAACTGaggagaagaaaacataggcagatgTAAGATAACTTCTACTGAGCTTAAGTGTATGGGTACTTGACATCTGTCTAAGCTTTGCCGTGATCTCCAGTTGGGCAGTTGATAACAAGCTTCTGAGatggttttcttttcctgttattCAGTGAGTCAGCCTGACACCTGTGTTCCCATGGAGGCTGTGGGGGATCCACATACTGTGACTGTTTCCATGGATAGCAATGAAATCTCCATGATCATCAATTCTATCAAAGAAGAGTGTTTCCGATCAGGGGTAGCAGAGGCCCCTGGAGGATCAAAGGCCCCCAGCATTGATGGGAAGGAAGATTTAGATCTGGCTGAGAAGATGGATATTGCAGTGTCTTACACAGGTGAAGAGCTGGATTTTGAAACTGTTGGGGACATCATTGCCATCATCGAGGACAAGGTAACTATTCAGCAAAGCCCCAAGGAATGTTTCATGGGTCCTACATAGACTTCTCTCCTCAGCTTCTCCTTGCAGTAAGAATTTCATAAACAGCTCTCCTGCTTCCTCCCATCTCCGTCTCTAGTCCCAAAGCCCTTTGTTGCTGACATACTAGTCATCTGCCTAACCTACTGGTTTGCACCAGACATGTTCCTGTACATTAGTTGCTTCTTCTACCtggaggagatggagagagaagctCAGATTCAGGCCATCTCATTGGGTGCTAATGAATTGAGGGACTTGGGCTTCTTTTTGTGACTTCAACAGTGTATGTATTATGGGACAGGTAGATGATCATCCCGAAGTGCTGGATGTGGCCGCAGTGGAAGCAGCTCTGTCATTCTGTGAAGAGAATGATGATCCCCAGTCACTCCCTGGCCCCTGGGAGCACTCTATCCAGCAGGAACGGGATAAGCCAGTACCTCTCCCTGCACCAGAGATGACAGTCAAGCAAGAGAGGCTGGACTTTGAAGacacagaaagcaaaggaatCCACGAACTGGTGGACATCAGGGAGCCTGGTGTTGAGATCAAAATGGAACCTGCAGAACCAGAGCAAGGCATTTCAGGGGCTGAAATGGTATCTGGAGTTGTTCCAGCCACAAATATGGAGCCACCAGAACTCAGGAATCAGGACTTAGACGAGGAACCCAGAAGTATAGCAACTGGAGAAATTACTGAAGCAGATGTTTCCAGTAGGAAAGGTGATGAGACTCCGCTTACAGCAGTGAAGACAGAGGTATTTAAGATCAGGGGTTTGGCAGTGGGTTGGGAGAGGGTAGAGTTACACCTTATGTAAGAAGTGACAGTTTGGGCCTTTGGTTTTCCTATTGTATTCCTGCGTTCTTACATGTTGGTGTCCAAAACCCATAGGTATGATCAGtgctatatatatttacttaaccCTGTTCATATTAAGGTGACCATTAGAATCATATTTCATAGGTAAGACTTAGAATTTCTTGTATAGTTTCATTATCATTGAAGAATAAAGTAGAAGCTATAGTGATTTACCAGGACTTAAGGTACTTATTCTTTTTTGGTCTTCAGGCATCCCCTGAAAGCATGTTGTCTCCATCACATGTTGTCTCAAATCCCATTGAAGATCCTTTAGAGGCAGAGACTCAGCACAAGTTTGAAATGtcaggtaaataaataataaagccaGGAAATATGTACTCTGTAACTAACTTTAAATCATTTGCTTTGGCTTCTGAGGGATTGTGGGTTGTGGGCAAGTAGAGGAGATAGAGTAGGTCAGCGTGGAAAGGAGAGCTGCAGGGGATTATTGTCCATAGGAAGGGGAGGGCTAAGGTGGAAAAATCTTCAGGTAGTCTTTCTCTCCTCTGCAGACTCATTGAAAGAAGAATCAGGGACTATTTTTGGAAGCCAGATAAAGGTATTTCAGacttttctttattcctcttGCTGTGTGACTAGATTTCCCTATAGCACTACCTTTTTAATGAATTTCAGTAAACTCACATCTTTATTCTCTGAGATGAGACTGGTTAAGGAGTTGCATGGGGAAAAGCTGCAGTGGACAGTTAGGCATAGTGGGAATACTGTGGCAACATGTGCTTCCTATCTGAAAGAGTTTATGACTATCACACAGACCCTTCTTTGCATATAATGCACAGAGAAGCTTTGATACATTCAGAAGATTTGGAGTGAGTAGGGATACCAGAGCCAGGGAGAGCATGTAGGAAATCAGATTATTAATTATACTATACAGAGAAAGTCAtccaaagttttctttttagaattaCTAAAGCAGTAGTAACAAACAGACTTAAAGTAATGTGATGTGAGCTTGCTCCATCAGATGagacacaaaataaaaactatttttgatAATTTGTACCCAGGGTCAGAGTTCCTCTCAAGAGCAAGGGGAAAGAAGGAACGCCTCTTAGCTTAGTCTTAAgtaagtagcttttttttttcttccttttaaaaagatcCTGGGTCTTATTCTTTGTCCAGGTTCTAAGTTACTTGATCAATCAGTATCTGTAAGTAGATGCTAGTATAAGTGATAGAGGGCTCAGTCAGGAAATAGTGTGAGGCCATTTCCTAGAACTGATCTAACCCAAAAGACAGATCATGTTTAATGATGCTTTGCTAGATAGTTTTGCTCTCCTTTCAATTTGTTTACTGGAACACACTATGTCTAAGGATGCCCCAGGTGAGGATGAGGAGGAAGATGGAGTCAGTGAAGCGGCAAGCCTAGAGGAGCCTAAGGAAGAAGATCAAGGAGAAGGCTATTTGTCAGAAATGGATAACGAACCCCCTGTGAGTGAGAGTGACGATGGCTTTAGCATTCACAATGCTACGCTACAGTCCCACACACTGGCAGACTCCATCCCCAGCAGCCCTGCTTCTTCACAGTTGTGAGTATTAGCGATTCTTTCTTTGGGGTCAAGGCAGTGAAGGTGAGAAGTAGGAGAGGATCTTTTCTTTAGTCTTACtttttcatcttcactttcttggCCTGAACAAACATTTGATAAATagttagaacttttttttttacttataccAAGTGGGACTCTCCTATTTTATTTCAGCTCTGTCTGTAGTGAGGATCAGGAAGCTATTCAGGCACAGAAAATCTGGAAGAAAGCCATCATGCTTGTATGGAGAGCTGCAGCTAATCATAGGTGAGTGGGCTTTACCAGTTAATAGGAATGTTTCCTCCTGCTCTTTTGGTAACTAGAAAAGTCTAAATAGGCTTATATATGACTGATAGCATTGGCTCTTAAAACCTTTAGTCCTTTAGATCAAGTTCCATTACTTGAGCTTCTTGGAGGAAAAGTCAATAATTGGCACCAAATTCTTTTTGGACAGGTATGCCAATGTCTTCCTCCAGCCTGTTACAGATGACATAGCACCTGGCTACCACAGCATTGTACAGAGGTAAGCCATGACCCATTCAGCCTGCTGACTTGGCCTGAATTGTAAGCTTTCCAGTCTTAGTGGACTTTCCTATAGACAGAAAGtgtaaagcaaattttatttgATGTAAGGATGACAGAATACTAAttattttattgactatatcaTTGAGTCTAAAAAGAATTAACCCCCTTTATTAACTTTCTCAATACTTATTTGactgactttttgtttttatgttaagTACTTGTTTGGGGGTTAAGTACTTGTTTTAGGGCTTTATATTTGAGTCCTGGCAGCTGGAACTGAAAGTATATATTAGGAAGTGTACGTGGTAATAATATATTCAAAGATCCTGTTgagtcctctctccctctctgctcctATTTCCCCCTGCTCTGTTTTTTAGGCCTATGGATTTGTCAACTattaagaaaaacattgaaaatgGACTGATCCGCAGCACAGCTGAATTTCAGCGTGACATTATGCTGATGTTCCAGAATGCTGTGATGTATAATAGCTCAGACCACGATGTCTACCATATGGCAGTAGAAATGCAGCGAGATGTTTTGGAGCAGATCCAGGTACTTTGAGTATCCTGAGTGTTTTAAATTATTCAGGAGCAGGATTTGTTGATATTAGGAAGGGGTGCTGGGATTTTTACTTGGAATAGCCATCAGGAACACAGTACAATTTTCTTCTTGCTGCATTTATGTTGGTTTTCTCATGTTGGTTTGCTAAACGAGTTGTGAGGAAATATTCTACTTTTCTTGGGcatatatcaataaaatttttatgaaatggtgaatgtatatttttaagtgaCATAAAGTATGTATATGGTAGACAGCCCTTTTCATTGCAGGGAACCTACTTCTATCCTGTAGTTGCATTACCAGGCACCCTTTGGGTATTGAACTTAAAGGGATGTTGTCTGTCTCTACAGAGAGATAGTGATTAGTGCCTAGTGATtacttaagttgcttcagttcatctagttttattctctcattttctttcttagagcatatagatttgtttttaaggatttttttttttttttaattgaagtatagttagtttacagtgttgtgttagtctcaaGTGGACAGCAGattgattcagttacatatatattagtttggtgcaaaagtaattgcagttttgcattattgaactttgccatttgatattggaatacattcttaattttgttaaataaatgtggttatgttatacatcattttaatgcgcatttcttgctttttgttttttgctaatgacattacttgccgtgtgttttatatttattttagactatggaaatgatgttagacaaaaagcaaattcaagcgattttcttatttgagttcaaaataggTCGTAAGGCAGCAGAGACAATTTACAACCTCAACAACGCATTTGCCCCAAGAATTGCTAacaaacatacagtgcagtggtggttcaagaagttttgtaaaggagatgagagccttgaagatgaggagcttAGTGGCTGGCCAATgaaagttgacaatgaccaattgaGAGCCATCATGGAAGCTGATTCTCTTACAACTATgcgagaagttgccaaagaactcaacgtcGACCATTCTATGGTCGTTCagaatttgaagcaaattggaaaggtgaaaaagcttgataagtgggtgcctcctgagctgactgcaaatcaaaaaaatcgttttgaagtgttgtcttctcttattccaCGCAACAACAACAgaccatttcttgattggattgtggcatgtgacaaaaagtggattttatacaataGCAGGCGACAACCAGCTCAGTGACTAGActaagaagaagctccaaagcacctCTCAAAGCTGAACTTGCACCAGAAAttggtcatggtcactgtttggtggtctgctaccACTCTGATCctctacagctttctgaatccctgtgaaaccattacatctgaggaGTATGCTCAGCAGatcgatgagatgcaccaaaaattGTAACTCCTGCAACCGGCATTGGTCAAtagaaagggcccagttcttaTCCATGACAACACCCAACCGCAGATCACACAACCcccacttcaaaagttgaacaaattgggctatgaagttttgcctcatctgccatattctcctgacctctcaccaactgactaccacttaaAGCATTTCAACAACTTTTTgtagggaaaatgcttccacaaccagtaggaggcagaaaatgctctCCAAGAGTTTGTTGAATTCCAAAGCACAAGTTTTTATGCTacagaaataaactttatttctcattggcaaaaatgtgttgattgttgtaatggttcctattttgatcaataaagatgtgtttgaccctggtaataatgattaaaaattcatggcctgaaaccacaattacgtttgcaccaacctaatatatatgttctttttcaaattcttttccattataggttattgtaagGTAACTGAGTATGGTTCTGTGTTTTACACAGAGCATAGAGATTTTGATGCTGTATTGTAGCAACAACAAAACTTAGAGCCATTTGGCATTTTCTGATTGTTTATCATACCCAAGAAGAATTAAAACCTAATGTGCTAAACTTCTAATTAGTGGATGTATTTGAATGGTGTTTGCAGAAGGATACCATAGTCCTATTTACAAAGCCTAAAGTGTCTTCGTTCTTCCTTGATGGATCAGGTCTCTAGGGCCAACTCTGTTTCTTCTCCCTACAGCAATTCCTGGCCACACAGTTGATTATGCAAACCTCTGAGTCTGGGATCAGTGCTAAAAGTCTTCGAGGCAGAGATTCTACCCGCAAACAGGATGCTTCAGAGAAGGTGAGGAGACCAAGGAAGAGCATGTGTGCCAGTGTTCCAGTGATAGAAGTCTGAAGCATCCAAGGAACCTTATGTTACTACTTGGTACTGCCAGGCTTCTACATTCCAGTGGTATACAGACTCAAGATCTTAAAATGGTAGTTGTTTGCTCCCATCAGACATTGAAGAAACCTGCTGTGACTGAAAGACTCAGTCACATGGGAGAAATTGTGAGCTGAGTGAATGAATTATTACTTCCTCTGGAAGAGTGCTCACAAGTTGGGAGAAATGACTTAGCTTGTAGCATTTGGGGACCATCAGTTCCTATTCCAGAGATATAATGGCCAGATTGCTTTTGGATCTCTTTCCTCTTAttcttgagttttaaaattttgtctttgtgTGCGTGGTGCTTGTGTCTCTGTCCTGAGGTTTGGGGTGCTTGCAGCTGAGAGTTTCTGTGGAACCTGATCAGTGTTTGTTTGTCCTCTAACAGGACAGTGTCCCCATGGGctctcctgccttccttctctctctctttgtaagTATTGAATGCTGCAAGGGGTGGTGTTGCCACAAAGATTCTCAGCTCTtgctgggggtgggtggcagAGGGAAATCCAATGTGCAGACTGTTGCAATGTCTCAAACGTCTGTTTATTCAAGTCATCAAATAAGaaactgcctctcctgcattcctgtctttctgcatgtgtgtgtgtgtgggctgggTAGGGACTGTTTCAAGACTTCACTAAGCTGAAATGAGGTATTGGTAAGGATCTAGGATGCACTTGCTCCTCATTTCTTGACTTCACCTTTTGGcagttctttttttataaatagaAGATTGCTCAGAGCAGCAGCTGCTAACTGGCATTTAAAAAGAtactccgtgcatgggatttttgggtttttttttccttttcctctaatAATAAGTTGCAAGAGTGATGCCTGATGCATAAACATCCAGTAAAATTTAAGATAAAGATCTCAGTAACAGTAACCTCTACCTTTAGTAGTGGCTGGTGGAATTAGAGATAAGCTTAATAAAGCTAACCTATagacttctttcttttcctctctgatttgAACAAACCGTTGACTGTGTTCATTACGAGGCACTAATTCATGATATAATGAAAGGATACCAGCCTAGAAaaccatataattttaaaactcactGGATTTTCTCTTGGAGccttgttttcctcatctgtgtgaTGGAGATAATATAATGAGGTACCTGTCCAGCCTACCTCACAGGGatgttgtgaggataaaatgaaataataggtGTGAAActggcttgaaaaaaaaaattaaagtgttcTACAAATGCAAGGGtgttatttttatacttaatGTTGTCTCAGAGGCAGCTTGTATTCATGAGCTCTAAGTAGTCCTTGCatattagaaatgtaaaaatggCCTGGCCCAGCTGAAGTGTTCACTAGCTCATCTTACCTGCAGGCCTCAGCCTGTACAACAGACAGAACACTGTAGTCTGCATTCTTTCTTACTGGCCTGCAACAGTGACTCTGTATCCCGAACCAATTGACTTGTTGTTGCAAGGCTGGTTAATAGAATCTTTTATCTATTGAAGACAGCAAAGTATTGCACAAGAGGAAGGAGCTGGGCTGCAGGGAGAGAGCAGCAGATGGAAAGAAGCTTTCTGATTGTCCTGATCTCATGGAAAACAACTCAGGAGGTGCTAGGGAACTAGTGCCAGGGTCAGTCTGCAGGAAAGGCCTTTCTTATAGGGATCAACAGCTGGACAGGTATGTTAGCCAAGAATCTCACTATCCACTGCCCTTTCTGGCTCTCACACCCATCTTTTACTCTTCTTGTTCCTTTGCACATCATTTGGGGCCTGGGTGGGATGACTCAGTCATTCTGTGGGACCCCAGGGCAGGAGCAAGGTACTCTGTCCTTTATTTCTTCTCACACACTACTCGAAGGTGCTTTTTAGCCCACTCTGTGGAAGGACAGATAAATGCCCCTCATTCCCTGGATTTTTCTGTTGATTCTCCCCACTCTTTCCCCCTAAAACCAAATACCCAGCATTCTTGTTGCACCTTCTCTCTTACATCATAGGTAACTCATTCACACTTCCTTTCTTTATCTGCCTGTCATCTAGGATGGGGGAACCAGGGGGCGCCGCTGTGCCATTGAAGCCGATATGAAGATGAAAAAGTGAAGCCTCAGAGTATCTGCATTGAACTGAACCTGAAACAGAAGTAAAGATAACGCTTGGGCTGGTGGCCCAGTTTCAGAAGTTGAAGTTACAGAAGAGGAGGTGCCTGGGCCACATGACATACTGGGAAAATCTCTCTCAGAGAGTTGAAGTAGCACAATTGCCTGTTTTAGGGCAAAAATCATGGTCTGTGTTAATGTCCTGATGTGTTGCTAGAAGATTGTAGCTAGTTTGTACTGTCATGTGAAGTGtacagactttaaaaacaaaaacctgtgaaATGTGTATGTACACAATAAACTCTGAAAGATAAGAAAACTAGCCTTTGGTGTGTTCTTAGAGTATGTGAGTGGGTGTGTGAAACTTCTGATTTGTTCTGCATGTTCTGCATCTCATTTATAGAATGAGATTGTTAGAGGGGGAAAGTAGTCTTATATGAACTGTTTTACTACAGGTCAgagtttataatatttaaaagtattgCATTATGCAGTCAGGACTGTCTTACTCAGCTTTTCTTGAATGGGAAAACTTAAGGTTTTCAGTATTCTGTTCATGGCATTGTTTAAAGAAGATTAAAGCATGAATACAGATACCATTTTTATCCTCagcatttattctatttattactGTCTTTGCAGgtggtatttcttttatttagtttcagctgcactgggtcattgttgctttgtgtgggttttctctagttgcagagagtgggggcttctcattttggtggcttcacCTTgttctaggtgtgtgggcttcagtagttgtggcttgagggttccagagcacaggttcagtagttgtggcgcacaagctcaattgcttcttggcatgtgggatcttcctggacccaggggtcaaatctgtgtcccctgcactggcaggtggatttttatccactgtgcctccagggaagtcctgtaggtGGTATTTCTTGAATAGTATATTGTTATTTCCTTTCTATATATTTCTATGTGTAGGGTTCTTGTATAGAATTCATAACACTATTTGAAGATTTAACTCAGTAATCAAATTTATCACCTGAGTTTATTCCAACTTTTGTTGCTAAATAAAAATTAGATCAGTGAAATGAAGTATTTGTGagctttttattaaaaacagttGGAGATTCATAGGGTATATCtagtattttgagcattattgaGAAAGATACGGAACTTTATGATTGGAAATCAGATCTTTTTTtggcttaaataaaaatataaagctggTTAGAATGCTAAGGACATAGAAGATATACATCTTTGTGAGTGATAGAAAGTTCAGTTAATCCAGGAGTTAGGAAACTTTAATTACAGTATATTCCCAAAGCGATATACAAACGTGTATGTGATCTAAGCAATGGAGTCCTAAAAGTTGGAGAAGTTTGTGGAGGAGGGGGTCCATTAAAGGACACAGATTTTGGGTTGGTAGAGAATGTGATTCATAAGCTTAAGCAAGCTAAGGTAGAGGCATCTGCGGTGGGAACAATAAGAAGACTAATTAAGGATTGTATTAAGGAATAGTGAATTACAGGAACTAGGATAAAGGGACAAAATTGGGCTTTATTTATAGAGGACTTTGACAGACTGAGAAATTTATATTTGAGGTATCTATTGTAAAGCATTAAATAGGGAGACTGTATTTGTTCAGAGCAGGTTGgattaaaaatagagaaactgACCAGGAGGCTATTACATTTATTCAGGAATAAAGGATGGGCAGTGAGAAAAATTACTGTGGAAGAAAATTGGGAAGTGGACTTGTTTAATGAATGTGAGAGAAGAAAGACTCAAAACAGGACTAAGAAAATAGTGATGGTAGGCATAAGGAATTTAGGGACAGCAAAtggtttggggggggggggcttccttgatagctcagttggtagagaat
The DNA window shown above is from Bos indicus x Bos taurus breed Angus x Brahman F1 hybrid chromosome 7, Bos_hybrid_MaternalHap_v2.0, whole genome shotgun sequence and carries:
- the BRD8 gene encoding bromodomain-containing protein 8 isoform X1, whose protein sequence is MATGTGKHKLLSTGPTEPWSIREKLCLASSVMRSGDQNWVSVSRAIKPFAEPGRPPDWFSQKHCASQYSELLETTETPKRKRGEKGEVVETVEDVIVRKLTAERVEELKKVIKETQEKYRRLKRDAELIQAGHMDSRLDELCNDIAMKKKLEEEEAEVKRKATDAAYQARQAVKTPPRRLPTVMVRSPIDSASPGGDYPLGDLSATTMEEAASGVTPGTLPSTPVTSFPGIPDTLPPGSAPLEAPMTPVTDDSPQKKMLGQKATPPPSPLLSELLKKGSLLPTSPRLVNESEMAVASGHLNSTGVLLEVGGVLPMIHGGEMQQTPSTVAASPAASGTPTLSRLLEAGPTQFTTPLASFTTVASEPPVKLVAPPVESVSQATIVMMPALPAPSSAPAVSTPESVAPVSQPDTCVPMEAVGDPHTVTVSMDSNEISMIINSIKEECFRSGVAEAPGGSKAPSIDGKEDLDLAEKMDIAVSYTGEELDFETVGDIIAIIEDKVDDHPEVLDVAAVEAALSFCEENDDPQSLPGPWEHSIQQERDKPVPLPAPEMTVKQERLDFEDTESKGIHELVDIREPGVEIKMEPAEPEQGISGAEMVSGVVPATNMEPPELRNQDLDEEPRSIATGEITEADVSSRKGDETPLTAVKTEASPESMLSPSHVVSNPIEDPLEAETQHKFEMSDSLKEESGTIFGSQIKDAPGEDEEEDGVSEAASLEEPKEEDQGEGYLSEMDNEPPVSESDDGFSIHNATLQSHTLADSIPSSPASSQFSVCSEDQEAIQAQKIWKKAIMLVWRAAANHRYANVFLQPVTDDIAPGYHSIVQRPMDLSTIKKNIENGLIRSTAEFQRDIMLMFQNAVMYNSSDHDVYHMAVEMQRDVLEQIQFKIGRKAAETIYNLNNAFAPRIANKHTVQWWFKKFCKGDESLEDEELSGWPMKVDNDQLRAIMEADSLTTMREVAKELNVDHSMVVQNLKQIGKVKKLDKWVPPELTANQKNRFEVLSSLIPRNNNRPFLDWIVACDKKWILYNSRRQPAQ
- the BRD8 gene encoding bromodomain-containing protein 8 isoform X6; the encoded protein is MATGTGKHKLLSTGPTEPWSIREKLCLASSVMRSGDQNWVSVSRAIKPFAEPGRPPDWFSQKHCASQYSELLETTETPKRKRGEKGEVVETVEDVIVRKLTAERVEELKKVIKETQEKYRRLKRDAELIQAGHMDSRLDELCNDIAMKKKLEEEEAEVKRKATDAAYQARQAVKTPPRRLPTVMVRSPIDSASPGGDYPLGDLSATTMEEAASGVTPGTLPSTPVTSFPGIPDTLPPGSAPLEAPMTPVTDDSPQKKMLGQKATPPPSPLLSELLKKGSLLPTSPRLVNESEMAVASGHLNSTGVLLEVGGVLPMIHGGEMQQTPSTVAASPAASGTPTLSRLLEAGPTQFTTPLASFTTVASEPPVKLVAPPVESVSQATIVMMPALPAPSSAPAVSTPESVAPVSQPDTCVPMEAVGDPHTVTVSMDSNEISMIINSIKEECFRSGVAEAPGGSKAPSIDGKEDLDLAEKMDIAVSYTGEELDFETVGDIIAIIEDKVDDHPEVLDVAAVEAALSFCEENDDPQSLPGPWEHSIQQERDKPVPLPAPEMTVKQERLDFEDTESKGIHELVDIREPGVEIKMEPAEPEQGISGAEMVSGVVPATNMEPPELRNQDLDEEPRSIATGEITEADVSSRKGDETPLTAVKTEASPESMLSPSHVVSNPIEDPLEAETQHKFEMSDSLKEESGTIFGSQIKDAPGEDEEEDGVSEAASLEEPKEEDQGEGYLSEMDNEPPVSESDDGFSIHNATLQSHTLADSIPSSPASSQFSVCSEDQEAIQAQKIWKKAIMLVWRAAANHRYANVFLQPVTDDIAPGYHSIVQRPMDLSTIKKNIENGLIRSTAEFQRDIMLMFQNAVMYNSSDHDVYHMAVEMQRDVLEQIQQFLATQLIMQTSESGISAKSLRGRDSTRKQDASEKDSVPMGSPAFLLSLFDGGTRGRRCAIEADMKMKK
- the BRD8 gene encoding bromodomain-containing protein 8 isoform X9: MATGTGKHKLLSTGPTEPWSIREKLCLASSVMRSGDQNWVSVSRAIKPFAEPGRPPDWFSQKHCASQYSELLETTETPKRKRGEKGEVVETVEDVIVRKLTAERVEELKKVIKETQEKYRRLKRDAELIQAGHMDSRLDELCNDIAMKKKLEEEEAEVKRKATDAAYQARQAVKTPPRRLPTVMVRSPIDSASPGGDYPLGDLSATTMEEAASGVNESEMAVASGHLNSTGVLLEVGGVLPMIHGGEMQQTPSTVAASPAASGTPTLSRLLEAGPTQFTTPLASFTTVASEPPVKLVAPPVESVSQATIVMMPALPAPSSAPAVSTPESVAPVSQPDTCVPMEAVGDPHTVTVSMDSNEISMIINSIKEECFRSGVAEAPGGSKAPSIDGKEDLDLAEKMDIAVSYTGEELDFETVGDIIAIIEDKVDDHPEVLDVAAVEAALSFCEENDDPQSLPGPWEHSIQQERDKPVPLPAPEMTVKQERLDFEDTESKGIHELVDIREPGVEIKMEPAEPEQGISGAEMVSGVVPATNMEPPELRNQDLDEEPRSIATGEITEADVSSRKGDETPLTAVKTEASPESMLSPSHVVSNPIEDPLEAETQHKFEMSDSLKEESGTIFGSQIKDAPGEDEEEDGVSEAASLEEPKEEDQGEGYLSEMDNEPPVSESDDGFSIHNATLQSHTLADSIPSSPASSQFSVCSEDQEAIQAQKIWKKAIMLVWRAAANHRYANVFLQPVTDDIAPGYHSIVQRPMDLSTIKKNIENGLIRSTAEFQRDIMLMFQNAVMYNSSDHDVYHMAVEMQRDVLEQIQQFLATQLIMQTSESGISAKSLRGRDSTRKQDASEKDSVPMGSPAFLLSLFDGGTRGRRCAIEADMKMKK
- the BRD8 gene encoding bromodomain-containing protein 8 isoform X8 encodes the protein MATGTGKHKLLSTGPTEPWSIREKLCLASSVMRSGDQNWVSVSRAIKPFAEPGRPPDWFSQKHCASQYSELLETTETPKRKRGEKGEVVETVEDVIVRKLTAERVEELKKVIKETQEKYRRLKRDAELIQAGHMDSRLDELCNDIAMKKKLEEEEAEVKRKATDAAYQARQAVKTPPRRLPTVMVRSPIDSASPGGDYPLGDLSATTMEEAASGVTPGTLPSTPVTSFPGIPDTLPPGSAPLEAPMTPVTDDSPQKKMLGQKATPPPSPLLSELLKKGSLLPTSPRLVNESEMAVASGHLNSTGVLLEVGGVLPMIHGGEMQQTPSTVAASPAASGTPTLSRLLEAGPTQFTTPLASFTTVASEPPVKLVAPPVESVSQATIVMMPALPAPSSAPAVSTPESVAPVSQPDTCVPMEAVGDPHTVTVSMDSNEISMIINSIKEECFRSGVAEAPGGSKAPSIDGKEDLDLAEKMDIAVSYTGEELDFETVGDIIAIIEDKVDDHPEVLDVAAVEAALSFCEENDDPQSLPGPWEHSIQQERDKPVPLPAPEMTVKQERLDFEDTESKGIHELVDIREPGVEIKMEPAEPEQGISGAEMVSGVVPATNMEPPELRNQDLDEEPRSIATGEITEADVSSRKGDETPLTAVKTEASPESMLSPSHVVSNPIEDPLEAETQHKFEMSDSLKEESGTIFGSQIKDAPGEDEEEDGVSEAASLEEPKEEDQGEGYLSEMDNEPPVSESDDGFSIHNATLQSHTLADSIPSSPASSQFSVCSEDQEAIQAQKIWKKAIMLVWRAAANHRYANVFLQPVTDDIAPGYHSIVQRPMDLSTIKKNIENGLIRSTAEFQRDIMLMFQNAVMYNSSDHDVYHMAVEMQRDVLEQIQVVRQQRQFTTSTTHLPQELLTNIQCSGGSRSFVKEMRALKMRSLVAGQ